The Skermanella pratensis genome has a window encoding:
- a CDS encoding TIGR02466 family protein — MQVVHKDLFPTRLWIFNLEELLPRFDAWQEQILAWRHADPVPAGRSNRKGWNSQKSLFSESAFASLKEAASAGFSHAFRDMQLSSDVRFRLEAWVNLHDPGGFNTLHAHPGVLLCGCFYLQVPEGAGPIVFRDPRPGVVLTPFNGKGIHCGGDVSVRPGPSQLIVFPNWLEHRVEPNDGAEPRISIAMNALAA, encoded by the coding sequence ATGCAAGTCGTGCACAAGGATCTCTTTCCGACACGTCTCTGGATATTCAATCTGGAGGAGCTGTTGCCGCGGTTCGATGCTTGGCAGGAGCAAATCCTCGCATGGCGGCATGCTGATCCTGTTCCGGCAGGTCGTTCCAACCGCAAGGGATGGAATAGCCAGAAGTCACTTTTCTCCGAAAGCGCGTTTGCGTCGCTCAAGGAGGCCGCGAGCGCAGGCTTCAGCCATGCCTTCCGAGACATGCAACTCTCCTCGGACGTACGGTTCCGTCTGGAAGCATGGGTTAACCTTCATGATCCCGGAGGATTCAACACTCTACATGCGCATCCCGGGGTCCTGCTGTGCGGATGCTTTTACCTTCAAGTGCCGGAAGGTGCCGGCCCGATAGTCTTCCGGGACCCCCGCCCAGGTGTGGTGCTCACACCTTTCAATGGGAAGGGGATTCATTGCGGTGGTGATGTGTCGGTACGTCCGGGGCCAAGTCAACTGATCGTGTTTCCGAACTGGCTTGAGCATCGGGTGGAGCCGAACGATGGGGCGGAACCCAGGATTTCCATAGCCATGAATGCGCTTGCAGCCTGA
- a CDS encoding helix-turn-helix domain-containing protein — protein sequence MVPPPQPNVAHDAGDLRKEAGLWIKSLRRAAGLSQRQLAQAAGVYYYTTIAQIEAGKLRIQPDRYEAFAQALGVADTQAFVKQLMSYYDPVTHKALFGDERGDEKVED from the coding sequence ATGGTTCCTCCTCCTCAACCGAACGTGGCCCATGACGCGGGCGACCTCCGCAAGGAGGCTGGCCTCTGGATCAAGTCGCTCCGCAGGGCAGCGGGTCTCTCACAGCGCCAACTCGCCCAGGCAGCGGGGGTCTACTACTACACGACCATCGCGCAGATCGAGGCGGGCAAGCTGCGTATCCAGCCGGACCGCTACGAAGCCTTCGCCCAGGCGCTGGGCGTCGCCGATACCCAAGCCTTCGTCAAGCAGCTCATGAGCTACTACGACCCGGTCACCCACAAGGCTCTGTTCGGCGACGAGCGGGGCGACGAGAAGGTCGAGGACTGA